In one Lachnospiraceae bacterium genomic region, the following are encoded:
- a CDS encoding glycine--tRNA ligase, whose protein sequence is MEKTMEKIVALAKARGFVYAGSEIYGGLANTWDYGPLGVELKNNVKRAWWEAFIAKNPYNVGMDSAILMNPEVWVATGHVGNFDDPLMDCKACKSRFRADKLIEDYLFANGLTAESPLDGWSNQEMEQYIAEKGIACPVCGKTDFTSIRQFNLMFKTFQGVTEDAKATVYLRPETAQGIFVNFKNVQRTTRKKVPFGIGQIGKSFRNEITPGNFTFRTREFEQMELEFFCEPGTDLEWYEYWKDFCLNWLYRLGLDKEHLRLREHSKEELAFYSRGTSDIEYTYPFGWGELWGIADRTDYDLTRHQEHSGADMTYFDQVQNKKYVPYCIEPSLGADRVTLAFLCEAYDEEQIGENDVRTVLRFHPALAPVKMAVLPLSKKLGEKAEELYKMLSEHYNVEYDDAGSIGKRYRRQDEIGTPFCLTVDFDTLEDGCITIRHRDSMEQERVAIDQLLEYFSDQFRF, encoded by the coding sequence TTGGAAAAAACGATGGAAAAGATCGTTGCTCTGGCAAAGGCGCGCGGGTTTGTGTATGCAGGCTCTGAGATTTATGGCGGATTAGCCAATACATGGGATTACGGCCCTTTGGGAGTGGAGCTTAAAAATAATGTCAAGAGGGCTTGGTGGGAGGCTTTCATTGCCAAGAACCCTTATAATGTTGGAATGGACAGTGCGATCCTGATGAATCCGGAGGTATGGGTTGCCACAGGACATGTGGGCAATTTTGATGATCCGCTGATGGACTGCAAGGCCTGTAAATCCCGGTTTAGAGCCGATAAGCTGATTGAGGATTATTTATTTGCCAACGGTCTCACAGCAGAAAGCCCGCTGGATGGCTGGAGCAATCAGGAGATGGAGCAGTATATTGCAGAAAAAGGGATTGCATGCCCTGTCTGCGGAAAAACCGATTTTACGAGCATTCGTCAGTTCAACCTGATGTTTAAAACCTTTCAGGGCGTGACGGAGGATGCCAAGGCAACGGTGTATCTGAGACCGGAGACGGCGCAGGGTATTTTCGTTAATTTTAAAAATGTGCAGCGGACAACCCGTAAGAAGGTTCCGTTTGGCATCGGTCAGATTGGCAAGAGCTTCCGAAATGAAATTACCCCTGGCAATTTTACGTTCCGCACGCGGGAATTTGAACAGATGGAGCTGGAGTTCTTCTGCGAGCCGGGTACAGATCTTGAATGGTATGAATATTGGAAGGATTTCTGTTTGAACTGGCTTTACCGGTTAGGGCTGGATAAGGAGCATCTGCGGCTGCGCGAGCACAGCAAAGAAGAGCTGGCCTTTTATTCAAGAGGTACCTCTGATATCGAGTATACCTATCCATTTGGATGGGGAGAGCTCTGGGGCATTGCTGACCGGACCGATTATGATTTGACGCGGCATCAGGAGCATTCCGGTGCTGATATGACATATTTTGATCAGGTACAGAACAAAAAGTATGTACCGTACTGCATTGAGCCTTCTCTGGGAGCTGACAGAGTGACGTTGGCCTTCCTTTGCGAGGCGTATGATGAAGAGCAGATCGGTGAAAATGATGTGCGTACCGTGCTGCGTTTTCATCCGGCTCTGGCACCTGTTAAAATGGCCGTGCTGCCGCTTTCCAAAAAGCTTGGAGAAAAGGCGGAGGAGCTTTACAAAATGCTGTCTGAACATTATAATGTAGAGTATGATGACGCAGGCAGTATTGGCAAGCGCTATCGCAGACAGGATGAGATTGGCACGCCGTTCTGTCTGACAGTGGATTTTGATACATTGGAGGATGGCTGCATTACCATTCGTCACAGAGACAGCATGGAGCAGGAAAGAGTGGCGATTGATCAGCTGCTGGAGTACTTTTCCGATCAATTTCGATTTTAA
- the recO gene encoding DNA repair protein RecO yields MKESKVRGLIIKEAPMGDKDKRLIMLTREMGKISVIAKGALSPKSKWGAASQLFSYGDYVMSKGQSFYYIKEVQLIESFYALRVNLERLAYATFMAEVAETLILDGQENQTLMYLLLRGLMVLCKAESGAESLIADAFVWRALSESGFYPELHICRQCGRSLDVLPAQLEKVTFDFALGGAVCERCKASGAGVQLTSGGLRALQYIAEVPVEKIYSFQAEKEVQKQLDEAAVGYLLHQTERHYGSLDFIGNLRW; encoded by the coding sequence ATGAAGGAGAGCAAAGTACGGGGACTGATCATCAAAGAGGCCCCTATGGGGGACAAGGACAAGCGGCTGATTATGCTGACCAGAGAAATGGGCAAAATTTCAGTCATCGCCAAGGGAGCCCTTTCTCCTAAAAGCAAATGGGGTGCGGCGTCACAGCTCTTTAGCTATGGCGATTATGTCATGAGTAAAGGGCAGAGCTTTTACTACATTAAAGAAGTGCAGCTGATCGAAAGCTTTTATGCGCTGCGCGTTAATCTGGAGCGTCTGGCTTACGCAACCTTTATGGCAGAGGTAGCAGAAACACTCATTTTAGACGGACAGGAAAACCAGACGCTTATGTATTTGCTGCTGCGAGGCTTGATGGTTCTGTGCAAGGCAGAGAGCGGGGCAGAGAGTTTGATAGCGGATGCCTTCGTCTGGCGGGCGCTTTCAGAAAGCGGATTCTATCCCGAACTGCATATCTGCCGGCAGTGCGGCAGGAGTCTGGATGTTCTTCCAGCACAGCTGGAAAAAGTGACGTTTGATTTTGCGCTGGGCGGAGCTGTCTGTGAGCGGTGCAAAGCAAGCGGAGCCGGCGTCCAGCTTACATCCGGCGGGCTGCGGGCTTTGCAGTACATAGCGGAGGTGCCGGTAGAAAAGATATATTCATTCCAAGCGGAAAAAGAGGTGCAAAAGCAGCTGGATGAAGCAGCAGTGGGATATCTGCTGCATCAGACCGAGCGGCATTATGGGAGTTTGGATTTTATTGGGAATTTGAGATGGTAA
- a CDS encoding GTPase Era, which yields MTKSGFISLIGRPNVGKSTLMNQMLGEKVAITSSKPQTTRNRIQGVLTEQECQMIFIDTPGIHKPEHKLGEYMVEAASRAIGDVDLVLFLVEAGRLKQEDLEVLAKLRKQQAEVILVINKVDAVAKDVVLLTIAKLKDLYEFQEIIPVSAKTGENKEILLEQIMKRMPEGPFYFPPDMLTDQPERQLVAELIREKTLYALQKEIPHGIAVVIDTFTEREGRGLIDINATIICEKNSHKPIIIGKGGRTLKEIGSRARQDIERLLGVKVNLQLWVKIKERWRDSDFLIKNFGFDKKEL from the coding sequence ATGACAAAATCAGGTTTTATTTCATTGATCGGGCGGCCCAATGTGGGAAAATCTACATTGATGAATCAGATGCTGGGGGAGAAGGTCGCCATCACCTCCAGCAAGCCGCAGACCACCAGAAATCGTATACAAGGCGTTCTCACCGAGCAGGAATGCCAGATGATTTTTATCGATACGCCGGGCATTCACAAACCAGAGCACAAGCTGGGAGAATATATGGTTGAGGCCGCCAGCAGGGCAATTGGAGACGTGGACCTGGTCCTGTTTCTCGTGGAGGCAGGCAGGCTTAAACAAGAGGATCTGGAGGTGCTTGCTAAGCTTAGAAAGCAGCAGGCAGAAGTGATCTTGGTGATCAATAAAGTGGATGCCGTTGCCAAAGACGTTGTCTTGCTGACGATTGCCAAGCTGAAGGACCTGTATGAATTTCAGGAGATTATTCCGGTCAGTGCGAAAACAGGTGAAAATAAAGAAATCCTGCTTGAGCAGATTATGAAGCGAATGCCGGAGGGACCCTTTTATTTCCCTCCGGATATGCTGACAGATCAGCCGGAGCGGCAGCTGGTAGCAGAGCTGATTCGTGAAAAAACACTCTATGCACTGCAAAAGGAAATTCCGCATGGGATTGCCGTAGTCATCGATACGTTTACTGAGCGGGAGGGACGCGGCTTAATTGATATCAATGCTACAATAATCTGCGAGAAAAATAGCCATAAACCGATTATTATCGGCAAAGGCGGACGAACGCTGAAGGAGATTGGTTCCAGAGCAAGACAGGACATAGAGCGCCTGCTGGGTGTTAAGGTGAATCTGCAGCTTTGGGTTAAGATTAAAGAACGGTGGAGGGACAGCGACTTTTTGATTAAGAACTTCGGGTTTGATAAAAAGGAGCTGTAA
- a CDS encoding insulinase family protein has protein sequence MEIQNYTLIEKREIAEYQATGYLYRHNQTGAPVFYLYAPEDDNKVFSISFCTPPANNEGIPHILEHCVLNGSRKFPVKEPFVELLKGSLNTFLNAMTFSDKTMFPVASRNEQDFINLMDVYLDAVLHPNLRHDPFILKQEGWHYELEEQEGDIQYKGVVYNEMKGAYSSPETVLNDTVDKALYPDTIYANSSGGDPDFIPDLTYEEFRAFHETYYHPSNSYIFFYGNGDMEKHLTFLHEAYLQEFEASIVKGEIPEQTAFESIHEVEHVYALADGEDTKGKTFLSYNVVAGHSTDPLNYYGLDMLAQLLGGCESAPIKTALLKAGIGKEVYAAANASMQQPSFSIVAKNADPEQKDEFVRIIRKTLEEIVQNGLDPKLVEATLNSTEFSLRESNFGSMPKGLMLNISCMDSWLYGESPFQLLSYEEPLSRIRNTPRFFEMMIQTHLLQNTHGAIVTLRPQPGLNQKVQQAVQAKLDAYKAGLTPEEVAELVAETKRIQERQQSPDKPEDLQKLPLLERKDIDPKQTQFIAALEDVGGKPAYIYEDFTNHIAYVSLYFNMDYLPEKDLPYAGLLAGVLAMMNTERYTYTELDNEIGCHLGSLNTNITLLEKMDGSFVPYFYLSTKYLIKENQTAFDLAKEILLHTDFSDKSRLKEIVAENRSRMEQSMMQAGHMVAGSRATSYFSPLMAYSEQVTGVDFFLFMKELEQHFDEQADEAIRRMQEVLDILIRQEQISFRITCQKEEKQEILLAAERLAADLPAGKSVHASEQVVRVQPEVKNEGLITSGKVQYVAKAGRFTQPYHGSMVVLGHILYLDYLWSQVRAQGGAYGCFQNIDRQGRIRLVSFRDPNLARTVDVFEKAGPFMETFSCSERELTKYIIGTIAGLDPVRTVSMKGAAACVRLECGITPEYLQQLRDEVLGTTQEQIHESAKALTQAMQEPYICVQGSEEKIKADKDLFKTIITLF, from the coding sequence ATGGAAATTCAAAATTATACACTGATCGAAAAAAGAGAAATTGCAGAATATCAGGCGACCGGGTATTTATATCGGCATAATCAGACAGGAGCTCCGGTTTTTTATTTATATGCTCCGGAAGACGATAATAAGGTATTCAGCATCAGCTTTTGTACGCCTCCAGCGAACAACGAAGGAATTCCTCATATTTTAGAACACTGCGTATTAAATGGTTCCAGAAAATTTCCGGTCAAAGAACCATTTGTAGAGCTGCTAAAAGGCTCGCTCAATACTTTTTTGAATGCCATGACCTTTTCGGATAAGACAATGTTTCCGGTGGCCAGCCGCAATGAACAGGATTTTATCAATCTTATGGATGTGTATCTGGATGCAGTGCTGCATCCTAATCTGCGTCATGATCCGTTTATCTTAAAGCAAGAAGGCTGGCATTATGAGCTGGAGGAGCAGGAAGGAGACATTCAGTATAAGGGTGTAGTTTATAATGAAATGAAGGGTGCCTATTCATCTCCGGAAACGGTGTTAAATGATACAGTGGATAAAGCTCTATATCCGGATACAATATATGCTAACAGCTCTGGCGGAGATCCGGATTTTATTCCTGATCTGACATATGAAGAGTTCAGAGCCTTTCATGAGACCTATTATCATCCATCCAACAGTTATATTTTCTTTTACGGCAATGGAGATATGGAAAAGCATCTGACGTTTCTGCATGAAGCTTATTTGCAGGAGTTTGAAGCATCGATTGTAAAAGGAGAGATTCCGGAGCAGACAGCGTTTGAGAGCATTCACGAGGTGGAGCATGTGTATGCCTTAGCGGATGGTGAGGATACAAAGGGAAAGACATTTTTAAGCTACAATGTGGTTGCCGGTCATTCGACAGATCCGCTGAATTATTATGGGCTGGATATGCTGGCGCAGCTGCTGGGAGGCTGTGAGTCTGCTCCAATTAAAACAGCGCTGCTGAAGGCGGGAATTGGCAAAGAGGTATATGCAGCCGCCAATGCCAGTATGCAGCAGCCAAGCTTTAGCATTGTAGCGAAAAATGCAGATCCTGAGCAGAAGGATGAATTTGTGCGCATTATCCGCAAAACATTAGAAGAGATTGTTCAAAACGGCTTGGATCCTAAGCTAGTAGAGGCTACGCTCAATTCAACGGAGTTTTCTTTGCGGGAGAGCAATTTTGGATCGATGCCTAAAGGATTGATGCTGAATATATCCTGTATGGATAGCTGGCTTTATGGCGAGAGTCCATTCCAGCTTTTATCCTATGAGGAGCCGCTCAGTCGTATTCGCAATACGCCCCGGTTTTTTGAAATGATGATTCAAACGCATCTTTTGCAAAATACTCATGGAGCAATTGTGACGCTGCGGCCGCAGCCGGGACTCAATCAAAAGGTGCAGCAAGCGGTGCAGGCAAAGCTGGATGCCTATAAGGCGGGCCTTACGCCCGAAGAAGTGGCGGAGCTGGTTGCCGAGACTAAACGCATTCAGGAGCGGCAGCAAAGTCCGGATAAGCCGGAGGACCTGCAGAAGCTCCCTCTGCTGGAAAGAAAGGATATTGATCCGAAACAGACGCAGTTTATCGCGGCGCTGGAAGATGTGGGAGGAAAACCAGCTTATATCTATGAAGATTTTACCAATCATATTGCGTATGTAAGTCTGTATTTTAATATGGATTATCTGCCGGAGAAAGATTTGCCCTATGCAGGTCTTCTGGCCGGAGTGCTAGCAATGATGAATACAGAGCGCTACACCTATACGGAGCTGGATAATGAGATTGGCTGTCATCTGGGAAGCCTGAATACCAACATTACGCTGCTGGAAAAGATGGATGGCAGCTTTGTGCCTTATTTTTACCTGAGCACCAAATATCTGATCAAGGAAAATCAGACCGCCTTTGATCTGGCAAAAGAAATCCTGCTGCACACGGATTTTTCGGATAAAAGCCGGCTGAAAGAAATCGTAGCAGAAAATCGTTCGCGGATGGAGCAGTCTATGATGCAGGCCGGTCATATGGTTGCCGGGAGCCGCGCGACATCGTATTTTTCTCCTCTTATGGCGTATAGCGAGCAGGTGACCGGCGTTGATTTCTTCTTATTTATGAAGGAGCTGGAGCAGCATTTTGATGAACAGGCAGATGAGGCGATTCGGCGCATGCAGGAGGTGCTGGATATTTTGATCCGGCAGGAGCAGATCAGCTTTAGAATCACTTGTCAGAAGGAGGAAAAACAGGAAATTCTTTTGGCAGCAGAAAGGCTGGCAGCGGACCTGCCGGCAGGAAAGAGCGTGCATGCCAGCGAGCAAGTGGTCCGCGTTCAGCCCGAGGTGAAAAATGAGGGCTTAATCACATCCGGTAAGGTGCAGTATGTGGCGAAAGCAGGCCGCTTCACGCAGCCCTATCATGGCTCGATGGTAGTGCTGGGGCATATTTTGTATCTGGATTATCTCTGGTCACAGGTGCGTGCGCAGGGAGGTGCATACGGATGCTTCCAGAACATCGACCGACAGGGGAGGATCCGGCTGGTTTCCTTCCGGGATCCTAATCTTGCGAGGACCGTCGACGTATTTGAAAAGGCAGGCCCCTTTATGGAAACCTTCTCCTGCAGCGAGAGAGAACTGACCAAATATATTATCGGCACAATTGCAGGGCTGGATCCGGTAAGGACCGTATCGATGAAGGGAGCTGCCGCCTGTGTGCGTCTGGAATGCGGCATAACCCCGGAGTATCTGCAGCAGCTTCGCGACGAAGTACTGGGCACCACGCAGGAGCAGATCCATGAAAGCGCCAAGGCGCTAACACAGGCGATGCAGGAGCCTTATATCTGTGTGCAGGGTTCAGAAGAAAAAATTAAAGCGGATAAGGATCTGTTTAAGACGATCATTACGCTGTTCTAA
- a CDS encoding penicillin-binding protein 2, protein MNSTTPSKPANDHTFQVIKGIFVALGLCLILWIGKIMIIDQKEIQTNAYNPRLNEEEETVIRGSILAASGEVLAYTEMQEDGSQGRVYPYGEAFAHVTGYVGRGKAGLELAANDLLLQPPDLLSTLKSWAKEEALPGCNVITTIDFAQQQKIYEQMAAYKGAVVITEPSTGKCKVFVSTPSYHPADIKDHWETIADREDSPLYTRATQGLYAPGSTFKIITALTMYRNMSDYQTYRYVCPGAYQIGSETLGCAGGTVHGEMDIENGFADSCNGFFASAGVLMGGDAIRSTAEYLKLGSSYEFILPQSETSVVVSDDDSDGMIAQTAIGQGETQFTPFAMNMLTCAIANQGILYTPYMIDQVVDAEGKQVQKNLPKLWGTVMKAEEAAFLERLMAGVIEHGTATSLQMDGCTVYGKTGTAQVDQGEDHSWFTGYTKVNGKVDLAITILIENGGSDKRAVPLAQQILNDYYGS, encoded by the coding sequence TTGAATTCGACGACCCCTTCTAAGCCGGCAAATGATCATACCTTTCAGGTCATTAAAGGGATTTTTGTGGCGCTGGGGCTGTGTCTGATCCTCTGGATCGGAAAAATTATGATCATAGATCAAAAGGAAATTCAGACCAACGCGTATAATCCCAGATTGAATGAAGAAGAGGAAACAGTGATTCGCGGCTCTATTCTGGCTGCTTCAGGAGAGGTGCTGGCCTATACGGAAATGCAGGAGGATGGCAGCCAGGGCAGAGTATATCCATATGGAGAAGCCTTTGCGCATGTGACTGGCTATGTAGGCAGAGGAAAGGCGGGGCTTGAGCTGGCAGCGAATGATTTGCTGCTGCAGCCGCCGGACCTTTTGAGCACGCTTAAAAGCTGGGCTAAGGAGGAGGCACTGCCAGGATGCAATGTGATTACGACCATTGATTTTGCGCAGCAACAGAAAATCTACGAGCAGATGGCAGCGTATAAAGGGGCGGTTGTGATTACGGAGCCTTCAACAGGGAAATGCAAGGTTTTTGTGTCGACGCCGTCATATCACCCTGCTGATATTAAGGATCATTGGGAGACAATTGCAGACAGGGAGGATAGTCCCTTGTATACAAGAGCGACACAGGGGTTATATGCGCCGGGATCGACCTTTAAAATCATAACGGCTTTAACGATGTATCGGAATATGTCAGATTATCAGACCTATCGCTATGTATGCCCCGGGGCATATCAGATAGGCTCTGAAACGCTTGGATGTGCAGGCGGAACGGTTCATGGCGAAATGGATATTGAGAATGGATTTGCGGATTCCTGCAATGGATTTTTTGCCAGCGCGGGAGTGCTTATGGGAGGCGATGCAATTCGCAGCACAGCGGAATATCTTAAGCTTGGCAGCTCCTATGAGTTTATTTTACCGCAGTCGGAAACCAGCGTTGTGGTTAGTGATGACGATAGTGACGGAATGATTGCGCAGACAGCCATTGGGCAAGGGGAGACGCAGTTTACGCCCTTTGCGATGAATATGCTCACCTGCGCCATTGCTAATCAGGGGATTTTGTATACGCCATATATGATTGATCAGGTAGTTGATGCAGAAGGAAAGCAGGTGCAAAAAAATTTGCCTAAGCTATGGGGCACTGTGATGAAGGCAGAGGAGGCGGCATTTTTAGAGAGGCTGATGGCCGGCGTAATTGAGCACGGAACAGCAACCTCTCTGCAGATGGATGGCTGCACGGTATATGGCAAAACAGGAACGGCTCAGGTGGATCAGGGGGAGGATCATTCTTGGTTTACCGGATATACGAAGGTCAATGGCAAGGTAGATTTGGCCATTACCATCTTGATCGAAAATGGCGGAAGCGACAAAAGAGCCGTACCGCTTGCACAGCAAATTTTAAATGATTATTACGGATCATAA
- a CDS encoding FtsW/RodA/SpoVE family cell cycle protein, whose product MFQMMVLVSKYLYLFLLFLFVAIGYYLYWRKPSSSTCREMYSYQAAIIVLFNLLSMILILLREWQDGIPWEQLKTLTIYGGVMLGMYILLLTLHRHTNRLLWNCVYMLLSVGFITLWRLDQESAVMQVWWIAACFALVNFVLLFFRGRWIWRIPAPVYMIISVGLIVLPFIFPSEAGGSLNWADIKGFVFQPSEFVKLTFAFFLAILYTKQRKLTSLIQAGAVTGFMAIVLLLQNDLGALLIFGILAWMMTYDYLGRGFVLWGGCLAMVAAAFLAYRFVGHVQQRFDIWIDPWADINGSGYQIAQSLFAITSGGWMGAGLYQGAPGYIPAKTTDMIFSAIAEEFGVVFGILLLLVYLLMFLFVMETGRREKSTIRRNLLVAFGVLFMSQTFIIVGGVIKLIPLTGVTLPFISYGGSSLLSNFITIGIIEAVIRLYRMDREEARQREQQREEKRQSYAAAVEEAQWEYEDGSPYYGEVYEEPQRGKRGRKKKKEALSPFEFDDPF is encoded by the coding sequence ATGTTTCAGATGATGGTTCTGGTATCGAAATACCTGTATTTATTTTTACTATTTTTATTTGTCGCGATTGGATATTATCTGTATTGGCGAAAACCCTCGAGCAGTACCTGCAGGGAGATGTATTCCTATCAGGCAGCCATTATTGTACTGTTTAACCTTCTGTCGATGATCTTAATTTTGCTCAGGGAATGGCAGGACGGGATTCCCTGGGAGCAGCTGAAGACGCTGACGATTTATGGCGGCGTCATGCTTGGCATGTATATTCTTTTGTTAACGCTGCACCGGCATACAAACCGGCTTTTGTGGAACTGTGTATATATGCTGCTGAGTGTTGGATTTATTACGCTCTGGCGATTGGATCAGGAATCGGCGGTCATGCAGGTGTGGTGGATTGCTGCCTGCTTTGCGCTGGTCAATTTTGTACTGTTATTTTTTAGAGGAAGGTGGATATGGAGGATTCCGGCGCCGGTATATATGATCATCAGCGTAGGACTGATTGTGCTGCCTTTCATTTTCCCAAGTGAGGCAGGTGGATCACTGAACTGGGCGGATATAAAGGGATTCGTGTTTCAGCCCTCTGAGTTTGTCAAGCTGACCTTTGCCTTTTTCCTGGCAATTCTCTATACAAAGCAAAGGAAGCTTACTTCTTTGATTCAGGCAGGGGCAGTGACAGGGTTTATGGCGATTGTGCTTCTGCTGCAGAATGACCTGGGAGCGCTGCTGATTTTTGGAATTTTAGCCTGGATGATGACTTATGATTATCTGGGACGGGGCTTTGTTCTGTGGGGAGGCTGCCTGGCCATGGTGGCTGCGGCCTTTTTGGCGTATCGATTTGTGGGGCATGTGCAGCAAAGATTTGATATTTGGATAGATCCGTGGGCAGATATCAATGGCAGCGGATATCAAATTGCCCAAAGCCTGTTTGCGATTACAAGCGGCGGGTGGATGGGCGCCGGGTTGTATCAGGGGGCGCCGGGCTATATCCCTGCTAAAACAACGGACATGATTTTTTCGGCTATTGCCGAGGAGTTTGGCGTGGTTTTTGGAATCCTGCTGCTGCTGGTTTATCTTTTGATGTTTCTGTTTGTTATGGAAACTGGGCGGCGGGAGAAAAGTACCATTCGGCGTAATCTTTTGGTAGCGTTTGGCGTTTTGTTTATGTCGCAGACGTTTATTATTGTGGGCGGCGTCATTAAGCTGATTCCGCTTACGGGAGTTACGCTTCCTTTTATTAGCTATGGAGGAAGCTCTTTATTGTCAAATTTTATTACGATTGGAATTATTGAAGCGGTCATTCGATTGTACAGGATGGACCGGGAGGAGGCGAGACAACGTGAGCAGCAAAGAGAAGAAAAACGGCAGAGCTACGCCGCCGCTGTCGAAGAGGCGCAGTGGGAATACGAAGACGGAAGTCCCTATTACGGAGAAGTCTACGAGGAGCCGCAGCGCGGAAAAAGAGGGAGGAAAAAGAAAAAAGAAGCCCTCAGCCCCTTTGAATTCGACGACCCCTTCTAA